Proteins encoded within one genomic window of Setaria italica strain Yugu1 chromosome IV, Setaria_italica_v2.0, whole genome shotgun sequence:
- the LOC101782413 gene encoding probable E3 ubiquitin-protein ligase XBOS36, which yields MGNALGCAGLGERLAAAARDGDGAEVRRLLEANPGLARCAAFGSLNSPLHLAAAKGHHEIAALLLENGADVNARNIYGQTALMQACRFGHWEVVQTLLVFRCNVSKADSLSSRTALHAAAAGGHVKCARLLLAAAAAAGGGRFVNRAASGGVTALHLAALHGHVDCVHLLIDEHADLAAQTLPCVAAPMGSIGAGSTPLHYAAAGGEVKCCQILVSRGADRTAVNCNGWLPVDVARTWGCHWLEHVLSPKSHLPIPKFPPSGYLSSPLPSVLTLARDCGLVLNTSSEFSDGGVDESDACAVCLERPCNVAAEVCGHELCVKCALDLCSVIKSYDVPGIAGSIPCPLCRSGIASFRKRAASEAEDEELEPDLNSACSGGSHYKSAGEHTASSSPEKKRSTDSDQGIILPLYSPPAVLS from the exons ATGGGCAACGCCCTTGGGTGCGCCGGGCTCGGCGAGCGGCTGGCGGCCGCCGCGAGGGACGGTGACGGCGCGGAGGTGCGGCGGCTGCTGGAGGCGAACCCGGGGCTCGCGCGCTGCGCCGCCTTCGGCAGCCTCAACtcgccgctccacctcgccgccgccaaagGGCACCACGAG atcGCCGCGTTGCTGCTGGAGAACGGAGCTGACGTGAATGCCCGGAACATCTACGGACAG ACAGCGTTGATGCAAGCCTGTCGGTTCGGCCACTGGGAGGTGGTTCAGACGCTGCTGGTTTTCAGATGCAAC GTGTCGAAGGCCGACAGCCTCAGCAGCCGCACGGCGCtgcacgccgcggcggccggcggccacgtCAAGTGCGCCAggctgctgctggccgccgccgccgcggccggcggcggcaggttcGTGAACagggcggccagcggcggcgtgacggcgcTGCACCTAGCGGCGCTGCACGGGCACGTGGACTGCGTGCACCTGCTCATCGACGAGcacgccgacctcgccgcgcaGACGCTCCCCTGCGTCGCGGCGCCGATGGGGTCCATCGGCGCCGGGAGCACCCCGCTGCACtacgccgccgcgggcggcgaggtcaAGTGCTGCCAG ATTCTTGTGTCGCGAGGCGCCGACAGAACGGCCGTCAACTGCAACGG GTGGCTCCCGGTTGATGTGGCGAGGACATGGGGCTGCCACTGGTTGGAGCACGTGCTGTCGCCGAAGTCGCACCTGCCGATCCCCAAGTTCCCGCCGTCCGGCTACCTCTCCTCGCCGCTCCCCAGCGTTCTAACCCTCGCAAG GGATTGTGGCCTGGTTCTGAACACGTCGTCAGAGTTCTCagacggcggcgtcgacgaaAGCGACGCCTGCGCTGTCTGCCTAGAACGACCCTGCAACGTTGCAGCCGAAG TGTGTGGGCACGAGCTGTGCGTGAAGTGCGCGCTGGACCTGTGCTCGGTGATCAAGTCCTACGACGTGCCGGGGATCGCCGGCAGCATCCCGTGCCCGCTCTGCCGGAGCGGCATCGCCTCGTTCAGGAAGCGGGCGGCCTCGGAAGCGGAGGACGAGGAGCTCGAGCCTGACCTCAACTCCgcctgctccggcggcagccACTACAAGAGCGCCGGCGAGCACACGGCGTCGTCCAGCCCGGAGAAGAAACGGAGCACGGATTCTGATCAGGGCATCATCCTTCCCCTCTACTCTCCTCCCGCCGTCTTGTCCTGA